The Triticum aestivum cultivar Chinese Spring chromosome 3A, IWGSC CS RefSeq v2.1, whole genome shotgun sequence genome includes a region encoding these proteins:
- the LOC123059207 gene encoding uncharacterized protein, producing MSATSELSIRNDGHLIDIAPSPTTGINQSGGGGEIHTEWLRELTSASRSAAVLNDLIGRTPTLWYLGERAPTILRPRSRRADLKALHAVRAVAIGPYHRGDRGLAFDDEAKLPFLRYLQDQCGLDVEQYVAALGVARHRTRRARRWCGDLILHFLPSPWVSVSLAAVVALIIVPAMLQTIYAILGYQK from the coding sequence ATGAGCGCAACCTCTGAGCTGAGCATCAGAAACGATGGCCACCTCATTGACATCGCTCCAAGTCCAACCACCGGCATCAATcagagcggcggcggaggcgagatcCACACGGAATGGCTGCGGGAGCTGACGTCGGCGTCACGGAGCGCCGCCGTCCTGAACGACCTCATCGGCCGAACGCCGACGCTGTGGTACCTCGGCGAGCGCGCGCCCACCATCCTCCGGCCGCGCTCCCGGCGCGCCGACCTGAAGGCGCTACACGCGGTGCGCGCGGTGGCCATCGGCCCGTACCACCGCGGCGACCGTGGCCTCGCCTTCGACGACGAGGCCAAGCTGCCGTTCCTGCGGTACCTGCAGGACCAGTGCGGGCTCGACGTCGAGCAGTACGTCGCGGCGCTCGGGGTGGCGCGGCACAGGACGAGGCGGGCGCGCAGATGGTGTGGGGACTTGATACTTCACTTCCTCCCGTCGCCCTGGGTGTCCGTCTCGCTCGCCGCCGTGGTTGCGCTCATCATTGTGCCGGCGATGTTGCAGACAATCTACGCCATTTTGGGCTACCAAAAGTAG